In Synechococcus sp. PCC 6312, one genomic interval encodes:
- the rfbD gene encoding dTDP-4-dehydrorhamnose reductase, with product MILGANGQVGWQLQQQGLALKRIDTFPLEIIPIARQGTQLTLDLTDSSAIQTVIRTHQPHIVINAAAYTAVDRAESEPELALEINGTVPGVLAVAVEKIGGLLIHYSTDYVFDGTSSTPYLETDSTTPINAYGQSKLIGEQAIQAKAQNHLILRTSWVYDVRGKNFLLTMAKLAQTRPQISVVNDQIGSPTSAPLIARITYQILAQLLATPDWQTLTGLYHLTAQGFTSWYGFAENIVAHLAESSSHPLAELIPISTRDYPTAAQRPAFSRLNCQKLQQTFGITLPAWEREFGIVWQTWLQSRPT from the coding sequence ATGATTCTTGGAGCCAATGGTCAAGTTGGTTGGCAGCTACAGCAACAGGGATTAGCACTCAAGCGCATCGACACATTTCCCTTAGAAATAATTCCCATTGCCCGACAGGGAACACAACTGACCTTAGATTTAACTGATTCTTCAGCAATTCAAACTGTAATCCGTACCCATCAACCCCATATTGTCATCAATGCTGCTGCTTATACCGCTGTAGATCGAGCCGAATCGGAACCAGAATTAGCACTGGAAATTAATGGAACAGTCCCAGGTGTTTTAGCTGTGGCGGTTGAAAAAATTGGCGGATTATTGATTCACTATTCCACAGATTATGTCTTTGATGGAACAAGCTCAACTCCCTATTTAGAAACGGATTCAACAACTCCAATCAATGCCTATGGTCAATCCAAACTGATCGGGGAACAAGCCATCCAGGCCAAGGCCCAAAATCATTTAATTTTACGAACCAGTTGGGTTTATGATGTCAGAGGTAAAAACTTTCTCTTAACCATGGCCAAATTAGCCCAAACTCGGCCACAGATCTCAGTCGTCAATGATCAAATCGGGTCGCCAACCTCTGCCCCTTTGATTGCCAGAATAACGTACCAAATCTTAGCGCAACTTTTGGCTACTCCTGATTGGCAAACTTTAACCGGACTTTATCATCTCACTGCCCAAGGATTCACCAGTTGGTATGGCTTTGCTGAAAACATCGTGGCTCACCTGGCAGAATCTAGCTCTCATCCCCTGGCGGAATTAATTCCCATTTCTACCCGTGACTATCCAACTGCGGCCCAACGTCCAGCTTTTTCGCGGCTTAACTGTCAAAAACTCCAACAAACCTTTGGGATCACCTTACCGGCCTGGGAAAGAGAATTTGGCATCGTTTGGCAAACCTGGTTACAATCGCGCCCGACTTAA
- the rfbC gene encoding dTDP-4-dehydrorhamnose 3,5-epimerase, whose product MKVTPTQISDVLLIEPQVFGDERGFFLESFNLKNFKSATQSGVNFVQDNHSKSQRGVLRGLHYQLHYPQGKLIRVIRGEIYDVVVDLRQSSSTFKQWLGVSLSATNFYQLWIPPGFAHGFLVLSDVAEVLYKTTDYYHKDDEHTLLWSDPTLNIHWPITDPAQLILSEKDQAGKFFNQIPYYP is encoded by the coding sequence ATGAAGGTAACACCGACGCAGATTTCTGATGTGCTGTTAATTGAGCCGCAAGTTTTTGGGGATGAACGGGGCTTTTTCTTGGAAAGTTTTAACCTGAAGAACTTTAAATCTGCCACTCAGTCTGGGGTCAATTTTGTCCAGGATAATCACTCAAAGTCACAGCGGGGAGTCTTGAGGGGCTTACATTACCAACTTCATTATCCCCAAGGTAAGTTGATTCGAGTGATCAGGGGTGAAATTTATGATGTTGTGGTTGACTTACGCCAATCTTCCTCGACTTTTAAGCAGTGGCTGGGAGTTTCTTTGAGTGCGACAAACTTTTATCAACTTTGGATCCCGCCTGGCTTTGCCCACGGCTTTTTAGTACTATCCGATGTGGCAGAAGTTCTTTACAAAACCACAGACTATTATCACAAGGATGATGAACATACCCTGCTCTGGAGTGATCCAACCTTAAATATCCATTGGCCGATTACTGATCCAGCCCAACTGATCCTTTCTGAGAAAGACCAGGCCGGGAAGTTCTTTAACCAAATTCCCTACTATCCCTAA
- a CDS encoding MBL fold metallo-hydrolase, with translation MPAPAIGPLSDFAGLWSEVFRTIAPPADLVLCSHAHADHAQGLLQLHQLFPQLPIYASEVTTDLLPLNWLEADAVPSFCRALPWRSPVEFGEGLTAELFPAGHLPGAAAFLLTYTPDDPAQAPCSVFYSGDFFLSHARFVNGLPLEAVRGLAPDVLILEGSLGTARYPHRRQQENQLAEMIYQALKGGQNVILPLPPLGMAQELLLLLRSHYLFTGKAINIWVDREIAQACDAYLAILPHLPTSVQNFAQHQSLFWDERIRPHVHHLDTAPIGVLNTLPSIVLGDWQGDFTELIATPGRPWLMLLPPATPVDPDPIGAAQAQYAPLIARNQLELAEFSLSFHADGPATTQLIHNLRPQHVVLIHGRPEELADLAGLEELSNRYHIHTPQIGSQTDFPLGELPLQASQALTNPIYEGEVTEWGDRVVMSLPWELTTDKRWQGFADTGLVSATWQGDSLVLRGLSQRELLRPLPNSVSQAQEACNNCEAYRQQRCWNTSSPLYSFKVAPEGYCPEFIRREP, from the coding sequence TTGCCTGCGCCTGCGATTGGGCCCCTATCGGATTTTGCTGGACTGTGGTCTGAAGTCTTTAGAACGATTGCCCCCCCCGCCGATTTAGTCCTCTGTAGTCATGCCCACGCCGATCATGCCCAGGGGTTACTACAACTCCATCAACTGTTTCCCCAATTGCCCATCTATGCCAGTGAAGTCACGACCGATCTGCTCCCCTTGAATTGGCTGGAGGCGGATGCGGTTCCCAGCTTTTGTCGGGCCTTACCTTGGCGATCCCCTGTGGAATTTGGGGAGGGCTTAACGGCAGAGTTATTTCCAGCCGGACATTTACCAGGAGCGGCGGCATTTTTGCTCACCTACACCCCTGATGATCCAGCCCAGGCCCCCTGTAGTGTGTTTTATAGTGGTGACTTTTTTCTTTCCCATGCCCGTTTTGTGAATGGGTTACCCCTTGAGGCTGTCCGGGGGTTGGCTCCAGATGTGTTGATTCTGGAAGGAAGTTTAGGCACAGCGCGCTATCCCCATCGCCGTCAACAGGAAAACCAATTAGCGGAAATGATTTACCAGGCCCTCAAGGGTGGCCAAAACGTCATCTTGCCCTTACCGCCGTTGGGAATGGCCCAGGAATTGTTGCTCTTGCTGCGGAGCCATTATTTATTTACAGGTAAAGCAATTAATATTTGGGTGGATCGGGAAATTGCCCAGGCCTGTGATGCTTATTTGGCGATTTTGCCCCATCTGCCCACCTCGGTTCAGAACTTTGCCCAACATCAATCCTTATTTTGGGATGAACGGATTCGCCCCCATGTCCATCATCTCGATACTGCCCCGATTGGAGTGCTCAACACGCTGCCCAGTATTGTTTTAGGAGATTGGCAAGGGGATTTTACAGAGTTAATTGCAACTCCCGGCCGACCTTGGTTGATGCTTCTGCCCCCAGCAACACCCGTGGATCCGGATCCGATTGGAGCCGCCCAGGCCCAATATGCCCCCCTGATTGCGCGCAACCAACTGGAATTAGCCGAATTTAGCCTCAGTTTTCATGCCGACGGCCCCGCGACAACCCAGTTAATCCACAATCTCCGCCCCCAGCACGTTGTCTTGATCCATGGTCGCCCGGAAGAATTAGCTGATTTAGCCGGCCTGGAAGAGTTAAGTAATCGCTACCACATCCATACACCCCAAATTGGCAGTCAGACGGATTTTCCCCTCGGAGAACTCCCCCTCCAGGCCAGCCAAGCCCTGACCAATCCAATCTATGAAGGAGAGGTGACGGAATGGGGGGACCGGGTGGTGATGAGTTTGCCCTGGGAATTAACTACTGATAAGCGTTGGCAAGGGTTTGCCGATACTGGCCTGGTCAGTGCCACTTGGCAAGGGGATAGTCTAGTGTTGCGGGGGTTAAGCCAGCGGGAATTATTGCGTCCTCTCCCCAATTCCGTCAGCCAAGCGCAAGAAGCTTGTAATAACTGTGAAGCCTATCGGCAACAACGGTGTTGGAATACTAGTTCGCCCCTGTATTCATTTAAGGTGGCTCCAGAAGGCTATTGCCCAGAATTTATCAGACGTGAACCTTAA
- the rfbA gene encoding glucose-1-phosphate thymidylyltransferase RfbA: MRGIILAGGSGTRLYPLTQVISKQLMPIYDKPMIYYPLSVLMLAGIRDILIISTPEHLHLFEALLGSGQQWGLQFSYAVQPKPQGLAQAFLIAESFIASQPVCLILGDNLFYGQGLAEVLQQATELETGALIFGYKVAQPEQYGVIEFDPQGRVIGIEEKPMQPKSAYAVPGIYFYDSQVSTLAAQLNPSARGELEITDLNRLYLEKGQLNVERLGRGFAWLDTGTHDSLQQASTFIRTLETRQGVKIACPEEIAYVQGYISAEELYGLATKLVKSSYGAYLMQLWEESQGSLPRGLGR, translated from the coding sequence ATGAGAGGAATTATCTTAGCAGGCGGCTCTGGCACAAGACTTTATCCCCTCACCCAGGTGATTAGTAAACAGTTGATGCCCATTTATGACAAGCCGATGATTTACTATCCCCTCTCGGTGTTAATGTTAGCGGGCATTCGAGACATCTTGATTATTTCCACCCCAGAACACCTCCATCTGTTTGAAGCTCTCTTAGGCTCAGGACAACAATGGGGCTTACAGTTTAGCTATGCTGTCCAACCAAAACCGCAAGGATTAGCCCAGGCCTTTCTGATTGCGGAATCGTTCATTGCCAGTCAACCCGTCTGCTTAATTTTGGGGGATAACCTCTTTTATGGGCAAGGCTTAGCGGAAGTCCTCCAGCAGGCCACAGAGTTAGAGACTGGGGCTTTGATTTTTGGCTATAAGGTTGCCCAACCGGAACAGTATGGGGTGATTGAATTTGATCCCCAGGGCCGGGTCATTGGCATTGAAGAAAAACCGATGCAACCCAAATCAGCCTATGCTGTCCCTGGGATCTATTTTTATGATTCTCAAGTATCAACACTAGCCGCCCAGTTAAACCCTTCAGCCCGGGGAGAATTAGAAATTACGGATTTGAATCGGCTGTATTTAGAAAAAGGGCAACTCAACGTTGAACGACTTGGGCGGGGCTTTGCCTGGTTGGATACGGGGACCCATGACTCCTTACAACAGGCCAGCACGTTTATTCGCACCTTAGAAACCCGCCAGGGGGTTAAAATTGCCTGTCCCGAAGAAATTGCCTATGTCCAGGGATACATCAGCGCAGAGGAACTCTATGGCCTGGCCACCAAGTTAGTTAAAAGTAGCTATGGAGCCTATTTAATGCAGTTGTGGGAAGAATCACAAGGTTCATTGCCGCGGGGCCTGGGACGATGA
- a CDS encoding ABC transporter ATP-binding protein: MFLEVDRLNKEFATRLGPLVVLKDINLGVAQGEFVCAVGASGSGKSTLLRQIAGLDQPTSGEVRIGGKIVTGPGPDRGMVFQHYTLYPWMNVQQNTEFGLKLQGVPKQIRREQASYYLNVVGLTQFAKSLPKELSGGMKQRVAIARALAAEPQMLLMDEPFGALDVHTKESMHEFMLDLWQRTGITIFMITHDVEEAVFLSNRIFALGARPGTVRKIMNINLPNRGHTIKRNSIFHDYRDELMDLLRQHGQEALAVA, translated from the coding sequence ATGTTTTTAGAAGTTGATCGCCTCAATAAAGAATTTGCCACCCGTTTAGGCCCCTTGGTTGTCCTCAAAGATATTAATTTAGGAGTAGCACAAGGGGAATTTGTCTGCGCAGTCGGAGCATCGGGGTCTGGAAAATCTACCCTCTTACGGCAAATCGCTGGCCTGGATCAGCCCACTAGTGGGGAAGTTCGGATTGGCGGAAAAATCGTCACTGGGCCGGGGCCAGATCGGGGAATGGTGTTTCAGCATTACACGCTCTATCCCTGGATGAATGTCCAACAAAATACAGAGTTTGGCCTGAAGTTACAGGGCGTTCCAAAACAGATTCGCCGCGAACAGGCCAGTTACTATCTCAATGTGGTCGGTTTGACCCAATTTGCCAAATCTCTGCCCAAGGAACTGTCTGGTGGGATGAAACAACGGGTCGCGATTGCCCGAGCCCTGGCCGCAGAGCCACAAATGTTGCTGATGGATGAACCGTTTGGGGCCCTGGATGTACATACCAAAGAATCAATGCATGAGTTTATGTTAGACCTCTGGCAACGGACAGGCATCACTATTTTCATGATCACCCATGATGTGGAGGAGGCTGTTTTTCTCTCCAATCGCATCTTTGCCTTGGGCGCACGACCGGGGACTGTACGTAAAATTATGAATATTAATCTACCTAACCGCGGTCATACCATTAAACGGAACTCGATTTTCCATGACTACCGGGATGAGTTGATGGATTTATTACGACAACATGGTCAAGAAGCCTTAGCCGTTGCTTAA
- a CDS encoding DNA-3-methyladenine glycosylase translates to MAQSCSQDIDTNLQTSQPVPSCWLARPAQEVAPDLVGCWLVRRTVMGQIWRGMIVETEAYGPGDPACHGYRKQTPRNQPMFGPPGLVYVYLIYGIYHCLNLVTEAEGLPSAVLIRAVSLAPETIQQLADSPQVSPSQQPERWAAGPGKLCRVFEIERHLSGQWLAPQTGLWLEPRSRNWQGDLVQTTRIGLTQGQDIPWRWYERHHSAVSRP, encoded by the coding sequence ATGGCTCAGTCTTGCTCTCAGGATATTGACACTAATCTTCAAACTTCTCAGCCAGTCCCTTCTTGCTGGTTAGCCCGTCCGGCTCAAGAAGTGGCTCCCGATTTAGTTGGCTGCTGGTTAGTTCGGCGCACAGTGATGGGGCAAATTTGGCGGGGCATGATTGTGGAAACCGAAGCCTACGGGCCTGGAGACCCAGCCTGTCATGGCTATCGCAAACAAACTCCCCGTAATCAACCCATGTTTGGCCCCCCAGGCCTGGTTTATGTGTATCTCATCTATGGCATCTATCATTGTCTGAATTTGGTGACGGAAGCTGAAGGCCTGCCCAGTGCTGTCTTAATCCGGGCGGTTAGCTTGGCTCCAGAAACAATCCAACAGTTAGCCGATTCTCCTCAAGTCTCTCCTTCCCAGCAACCAGAACGGTGGGCCGCCGGGCCTGGAAAACTCTGCCGGGTCTTCGAGATTGAGCGACATCTTTCGGGACAGTGGCTAGCTCCTCAAACAGGTCTCTGGCTAGAACCTCGGTCACGGAACTGGCAGGGGGATCTGGTGCAAACAACCCGGATTGGCCTGACCCAAGGACAAGATATTCCCTGGCGGTGGTATGAGCGTCACCATTCGGCGGTCTCTCGTCCCTAA
- a CDS encoding ABC transporter permease — MTASSPHPIQRYLRQQSLRPTVFWRLAEDIPRPLSTTLVIISVLLPLLFWWVATAAFPIDPKFLPSPGRVLQAFGHLWSTGELQKDTLASLGRVGLGFFLAVIFSVPIGILMGSFASVRSSLEPLFGLIRYMPAPAFIPLLILYLGIGEEPKIALIFIGSFFFNTLMAMDTVKFVPKDLIEATYMLGGNRREVLTQVIVPHVLPGVIDACRINLAAAWQLVIVSELIAATEGLGRRISVAGRFLKTDEIFVGLIVIGIIGLSFDLFFQYLLRLSCRWASQRR; from the coding sequence ATGACCGCCTCCAGTCCCCACCCGATTCAAAGGTATCTCAGACAGCAATCTCTCCGTCCTACAGTCTTTTGGCGGCTTGCGGAAGATATTCCCCGGCCCCTGAGCACAACCCTGGTGATTATTTCTGTCTTGCTGCCCTTACTTTTCTGGTGGGTGGCGACAGCGGCTTTCCCGATAGATCCCAAGTTCTTGCCCTCACCGGGTCGCGTCCTGCAGGCCTTTGGGCATCTCTGGTCAACGGGTGAACTGCAAAAAGATACCCTCGCTAGTTTGGGCCGGGTTGGCCTGGGGTTTTTCTTGGCGGTGATCTTCTCTGTACCGATTGGCATCCTCATGGGCAGTTTTGCCAGTGTGCGCTCATCCCTGGAGCCGCTGTTTGGCCTGATTCGCTATATGCCTGCCCCGGCGTTTATTCCCCTATTAATTTTGTATTTGGGAATTGGGGAGGAACCCAAAATTGCCCTGATTTTTATTGGCTCTTTTTTCTTTAATACCTTAATGGCGATGGATACCGTCAAGTTTGTCCCCAAAGATCTGATTGAAGCCACCTATATGTTGGGGGGAAATCGGCGCGAAGTTTTAACCCAGGTGATTGTCCCCCATGTGTTACCGGGTGTCATTGATGCTTGCCGGATTAACTTGGCAGCGGCCTGGCAGTTGGTCATTGTTTCGGAACTGATTGCCGCTACGGAAGGTTTAGGACGGCGGATTAGTGTGGCGGGGCGATTTCTGAAAACCGATGAGATTTTTGTGGGTTTGATTGTGATTGGGATTATTGGCTTAAGTTTTGATTTGTTTTTTCAGTATCTATTACGCCTGAGTTGTCGCTGGGCTAGCCAACGCCGTTAA